A window of the Lactobacillus gasseri ATCC 33323 = JCM 1131 genome harbors these coding sequences:
- a CDS encoding phosphoenolpyruvate carboxykinase (ATP): MSTQERYSHDELRKANKKFSRVRSTIESAFYGNNVHEVTSVAEAYNLAKKQSGVIETDLPILHTKELGLPQGAKQLVYNHGKILGRTASARHFVDDPKEDPEALAGNLREDIYKGHDQKFLKATVLVGLDPTFTVKAHIMMPEDQAFNLLSYILNFHFFDEEAEKIYKNSKVYDEGDIYFYFDPNTQDEDYPKGFGVFDAPHNCAAVFGLRYFGELKKGTLTLAWAMAHRNGYTACHGGEKSFHFKDKDDKVFAFYGLSGSGKSTLTHEMYDGKYDITVLHDDAFIISREDGSSVALEPSYFDKTHDYPAGHHETKYYTTIMNCAVTQDEDGKKVIVTEDLRNNNGRVIKTRYTSPHRVDYEDAPITALFWIMKDGSLPPILKVDDPVLATTMGLTLATKRTSAENLPKGFDMNTLVIEPFADPFRAYPVSGDYSDFKELFTKRGASCYILNTDAFMGKDIPKEVTKKLVEDLANGSIKDSDWKPFGNFKGVSYLPIEGYEVHLEDPEYQKTLAKRMQDRLDWLNKYDEEHPTQPIQEEAKKTLEGIIKELN, encoded by the coding sequence GTGAGTACACAAGAACGTTATTCTCATGATGAGTTAAGAAAAGCTAACAAAAAATTTAGTCGGGTTCGTTCTACTATTGAATCTGCCTTTTATGGCAACAATGTACACGAAGTAACTAGTGTTGCTGAAGCTTATAATTTAGCTAAAAAACAATCTGGTGTTATCGAAACTGACCTACCGATTTTGCATACTAAGGAACTAGGCTTGCCACAAGGTGCAAAGCAATTAGTTTATAACCACGGTAAAATTTTGGGTAGAACAGCAAGTGCACGTCACTTTGTTGATGATCCAAAAGAAGATCCAGAGGCATTAGCAGGTAACTTACGTGAAGATATTTATAAGGGCCATGATCAAAAATTCTTAAAGGCTACAGTTTTAGTTGGATTAGACCCAACCTTTACTGTTAAGGCACATATTATGATGCCAGAGGATCAAGCCTTTAACTTACTTTCATATATTTTGAACTTCCACTTCTTTGATGAAGAAGCAGAGAAAATTTACAAGAATTCTAAAGTATATGACGAAGGAGATATTTACTTCTACTTCGATCCAAATACTCAAGATGAAGATTATCCTAAGGGATTCGGCGTCTTTGACGCACCACATAACTGTGCTGCAGTCTTCGGCTTACGCTACTTTGGAGAATTGAAGAAGGGTACTTTAACTCTTGCTTGGGCTATGGCTCACAGAAATGGTTATACTGCTTGTCACGGTGGTGAAAAGTCATTCCACTTTAAGGACAAGGACGATAAGGTATTTGCCTTCTATGGCTTATCTGGTTCAGGTAAATCTACTTTGACTCATGAAATGTACGATGGTAAATATGACATCACTGTTTTACATGATGACGCATTTATTATTTCTCGTGAAGATGGTTCTTCAGTAGCATTGGAGCCTTCATACTTTGATAAGACTCACGATTATCCAGCAGGTCACCACGAGACTAAGTACTACACTACAATTATGAACTGTGCAGTTACTCAAGATGAAGATGGTAAGAAAGTTATTGTAACTGAAGACTTACGTAACAACAATGGTCGTGTTATTAAGACTCGTTACACTTCACCACATAGAGTTGACTACGAAGATGCACCAATTACTGCTCTATTCTGGATTATGAAGGATGGTTCATTACCACCAATCTTAAAAGTTGATGATCCAGTTTTAGCAACAACAATGGGACTTACTTTGGCTACTAAGAGAACTAGTGCTGAAAACTTGCCAAAGGGCTTTGACATGAATACTTTGGTAATTGAACCATTCGCAGATCCATTCCGCGCATATCCAGTATCTGGCGATTATTCAGACTTCAAGGAATTATTCACTAAGCGTGGAGCTTCTTGTTACATCTTGAATACTGATGCCTTTATGGGTAAGGACATTCCAAAGGAAGTAACTAAGAAGTTAGTCGAGGATCTTGCTAACGGCAGTATCAAAGATAGTGACTGGAAACCATTTGGTAACTTCAAGGGTGTATCTTACTTGCCAATTGAAGGTTATGAAGTTCATCTAGAAGATCCTG